The Vibrio echinoideorum DNA window TGAGTTTGCTGAGCAGATGAAATAAGCCTACATTGGCTTATTGATATAAAAAGTTCATTGGATATAGAAACGGCGCTCATTGAGCGCCGTTTTTTATTTCTGATCATTCACTTACTGAGATTGAATGTGATGACACTTGCGATCAGCACATTGCTTCTTAGTGCCACTGGCTGTTTTCTTCTCAAGTAACAACGGGAACTGGCACTGTTCACAACGACCTATAACAGGTGGCTGATTAACGGAAAACTTACACTTAGGGTAGTTATCACACGCATAGAAGGTCTTGCCATAGCGAGATTTACGCTCAACCAAATGACCTCTGCCACACTCAGGGCAAGCAACAAGTGGCTGCTCTTCAGGTTGTTCTTTTGGTTGATCCAAAGATTCGATGTGATTACACGTTGGGTAGCTACTACAACCAATGAACATCCCAAAGCGACCTTGCCTTAATACCAATTCGTTTTGGCATTTAGGACACGGCACACCCAGCTCTTTCACTACGTGACCATCGTTTTGATGTAGAGGCTTGATGTAATCACAGCTCGGATACTGCTTACAGCCTAAAAATGGGCCGTGCTTACCATGGCGAAGCTGAAGCTCTCCACCACACTGTGGACATGGTTCATGCTCTAATGCATGTTCATGTGCTGAAAAAAGCTGATTATCAATCTTACTACTCATGACAAGCCTGTATTAATGCAAGATACCTTGCTCTTTGGTGTACAACAGCTCTTCCATTTGCGTGTAAGCACTTTCATTACCCGGCACATTAAATAGCACCATTAAGATAATCCATTTCAGATCATCCAATTCAAATTCGCTGGTTTCAAGCCCCATCACACGATCAATCACCATTTCACGAATCTCTGTCGTGAGTACATTGATCTGTTCAAGGAACAATAAGAAACCTCGGCACTCCATATTAATACGTGAAATCTCTCGACTGGTATAAATACGCATCGAGGTATTGGAACACATAGTAATCGCCGCTTGATTGTCCGTATCTTGCAATGCTGCAAGATCTTCCAACCAATGGAGGGCCTTATAAATATCATCTTGGTGAAACCCTGCTCGAAGAAGCTCATCTTCAAGTTCGTCTTGATCCACCTGCAATTCAGAATCGCTATGGATGTAGGTTTCAAACAAGTACATCAGTATGTCCATCATCATAGCTTAGCCTCTCCCCTTTCGAATATAGCCACCGGAAACTGCAACAACATGCCCTGAGAGCTCAAGCTCTAAAAGCTGCATCATGACCTCATGCACAGGTATATGGGTTCTCTGTGCCAAAATATCAACGGGTGTCGCCTCTAGCCCTACGTTAGCGAACAGCTGTGGAAATGGCAATTGTTCATTCTCACCCATACTTTGTGA harbors:
- a CDS encoding DUF494 family protein, coding for MMMDILMYLFETYIHSDSELQVDQDELEDELLRAGFHQDDIYKALHWLEDLAALQDTDNQAAITMCSNTSMRIYTSREISRINMECRGFLLFLEQINVLTTEIREMVIDRVMGLETSEFELDDLKWIILMVLFNVPGNESAYTQMEELLYTKEQGILH
- a CDS encoding DNA topoisomerase family protein, with product MSSKIDNQLFSAHEHALEHEPCPQCGGELQLRHGKHGPFLGCKQYPSCDYIKPLHQNDGHVVKELGVPCPKCQNELVLRQGRFGMFIGCSSYPTCNHIESLDQPKEQPEEQPLVACPECGRGHLVERKSRYGKTFYACDNYPKCKFSVNQPPVIGRCEQCQFPLLLEKKTASGTKKQCADRKCHHIQSQ